The following proteins are encoded in a genomic region of Thalassophryne amazonica chromosome 5, fThaAma1.1, whole genome shotgun sequence:
- the ccl27a gene encoding C-C motif chemokine 27a: protein MWTVPLYKQHEQQGASTRSQTWLVVMNVKVACVLAVCLLALAITSTQAGIPRCCVKTAKFIPRRLLLKVHKWNVQLSSGACDISALVLHVRGMTAPICADPKIKRHLRMLQWKMKQDKESY from the exons ATGTGGACAGTGCCATTATATAAGCAACACGAACAGCAAGGAGCCAGCACACGTTCCCAGACTTGGCTGGTAGTCATGAACGTTAAAGTTGCCTGTGTACTCGCTGTCTGCCTGTTGGCTTTAGCCATCACCTCTACTCAAg CAGGGATCCCAAGATGCTGTGTGAAAACCGCAAAATTCATCCCACGACGTTTGCTGTTGAAGGTTCACAAATGGAATGTGCAGCTCAGCAGCGGTGCCTGTGATATCTCTGCACTGGT GCTGCATGTGAGGGGTATGACGGCGCCTATCTGTGCTGATCCCAAGATAAAACGACACCTGAGGATGCTTCAGTGGAAGATGAAGCAGGACAAGGAATCTTACTGA